The uncultured Desulfuromonas sp. genome contains the following window.
CGCGTTGCGGATCAGAGCCACGCCGAGTGGTGAATAGAACCTAAGGTGGCTTTGTTAAAGGGATTCTTAATTTTCCAAACGCCAGAAAAAGTAATTTCTCGGGTGAAAAAAAATCTCCAATAGGATATTGTGATGAGCATCATTCGAGTGGGTTATTTTTGCTATCGAGTCCTTATGGAAAAGCTGCCTGTAGAAAAAGCGATTGGTCGTTCTTTGGCCCATGATTTAACCGAAGTTAATCCGTACTATCGGCGGAAGTGCGTGGCGTTTTGCCGTGGACATGTGATCAGCGAGCAGGATCTCGAGGTGCTCAAACAGATGGGCAAACGCCATCTTTATGTCGGACCCGTCGACACGGGACAGATTCATGAAGACCAGGTCGCCTTGACCTTGGCACCTTATCTGGCTGGGCCGGGAATCGGACATGACCGGGTCACCAAAGAGGGCAAGGTGAATTTTCGGGCACTGGATGCCGGATTGTTCCGCGTTGATATCGAGCGGTTGACAGATTTGAACCGGATGGAAGTGCCTTCCATGCCGACGATTCATGACCGTTTTCCTGTCGTGGAAGGAAAAGTCGTGGCGGCTTTTCGCATTATTCCACTGACGTGCAGTGAGAGTGTTTTTGAACGGATGAAGGGCGTTGCCGAAACGCCCCTGATCTGGCTCGACCCGTATGTCATTCAGCGCGCGGCAATTGTCGTGACCGGCTCCGAGGTTTATTCGGGAGCTGTTGAAGATCGCTTTGTTCCGCGGTTGCGCTATAAGCTGCAACAGTTGGGTGTTGAAACAACCTTTTCAACCGTTGTTCCTGATGATCGGTGCGCCATTGCAGAAGCCGTGAGGAAAGCGGAGCAGGTTGCGGAGCTGGTGCTGGTCACTGGCGGTACTTCGGTGGATCCGGATGATGTGACATTTCAAGCCATGGCCGATGTGGGAGTCACGTTTCAACGCCGAGGCAATCCAGTGCAACCGGGTAATCATATGAGCCTTGGTCGTAAATCGGATCGTGTTTATTGTTCCGTTCCTGCGGCGGCGTTGCATTTCCAGACCACCGCACTGGATCTTTTTCTGCCGAGATTGCTGACCGGCGACATGCCAACTGATGAGGAGCTGGCCAGTGCCGGTCATGGTGGGCTGTGTCATTTCTGTGAACCCTGCGTGTACCCTGTGTGCCCCTTTGGCCGTTTTTAGGACCTGACCATGTCACCTGTCTCCTACCCTGATGCACTGCGTTCCCTTCTGGCGGCTGTCTCGCCGGTTGGCAAAGAAACAGTTTGCATTGGTGATGCGCTGCATCGCATTACGGCTGAAACAGTGCTGGCACCGCAGCCGTTACCCAACAGTCGGCGCAGTGCTGTGGATGGTTACGCACTCGTTGACGTGACGCGTCGTCAGTGGCGGGTGACCGGCAGCCGTGCCGCGGGTGATCTGGCAACGGAACCTCTGGCCGAAGAAGATGCCCTGGCGGTGATGACCGGAGGTGGCGTCCCTGATAATGCCACGGCTGTTGTGCGGGTGGAGGAGAGTCATCAGTTTGGTGAGACCCTGCGGTTGGCGGATGGTGTGGTTGCCAATGGGAATATCAATGAGTGCGGTCATGAGCTGATGCCCGGATCCACCTTGTTGGATGCGGGGTGTCGGATGGATGCGATTCGTCATAGTACCTTGTGCTATGCCGGCGTGAGTGACCTTTGTGTCTATCGTCCACTACGGGTGGGGGTGATGTTGTCAGGGGGCGAATTGCTGACACCTGGCGCACCACCGCGCCTTGGAAGCAGTTACGAGTGTCATCGAGCTCTGTTGCAACCGATTTTGGAGCAGTTAGGCTGTCAGTGCACATTTGTCGGTCCGGTCGCTGATCAGCCTCAACAGATCCATAACACGGTTGAGCAATTGGCTCAGCACCACGACCTCATTGTCACCAGTGGCGGTGTGTCGATGGGCAAGTATGATTTTGTTCGACCGTTGCTGCAACAGCAGGAGTTTGAGTTGGTGGTTGATCGGACGAAAATTAAACCGGGCAGCCCGTTGCTGGCGGCCAAGCGTGGTGAGCAATTGTTTGTGGCCATGCCGGGTTACCCGGCAGCGTTTCTGGTCAATCTGTTTTTATATCTCGTGCCGGTGATAAAACGACTGGCTGGTTGGCAACATTATGCCACCGTCTGGCGGGACGAAGTTTTAGATGCCCCATTGCGTGGGCGGATCGGGCGCAGTGATCTGATTCGTATTGAAAAACGCGCCGAAAAAGTGGCTCCTCTGGCGGATCAACTTACCTCGCATTATTGCGGATTCGCTCGGGCCGAGGGCTTGGCCTGGCTCGATGAAACCCGGTCCCATGCCACAGCAGGTGAAACGGTGGCAGTGTGTTGGTTTCACTCGCTGGTCAATGATGGAGGGCCGTGATATGACGCAACCGGTTTTGTGTGCCCTGAGTGGCTGGTCCGGGAGCGGAAAAACCACGTTGGCTTGTGCCATTGTCCGTTATCTGGAGCGCCGCCATCGGATGAGGGTTGGAGTGATCAAGCACGATGGTCACAGGTTCCCTGTGGATGTCAGTGGGACTGATACCTGCCGCCTGGCTGAAGCCGGAGCGGTGCGAACTGTGCTGTGCGGCGAGGATGGTCT
Protein-coding sequences here:
- a CDS encoding molybdopterin molybdotransferase MoeA, translating into MSPVSYPDALRSLLAAVSPVGKETVCIGDALHRITAETVLAPQPLPNSRRSAVDGYALVDVTRRQWRVTGSRAAGDLATEPLAEEDALAVMTGGGVPDNATAVVRVEESHQFGETLRLADGVVANGNINECGHELMPGSTLLDAGCRMDAIRHSTLCYAGVSDLCVYRPLRVGVMLSGGELLTPGAPPRLGSSYECHRALLQPILEQLGCQCTFVGPVADQPQQIHNTVEQLAQHHDLIVTSGGVSMGKYDFVRPLLQQQEFELVVDRTKIKPGSPLLAAKRGEQLFVAMPGYPAAFLVNLFLYLVPVIKRLAGWQHYATVWRDEVLDAPLRGRIGRSDLIRIEKRAEKVAPLADQLTSHYCGFARAEGLAWLDETRSHATAGETVAVCWFHSLVNDGGP
- a CDS encoding molybdopterin-binding protein encodes the protein MSIIRVGYFCYRVLMEKLPVEKAIGRSLAHDLTEVNPYYRRKCVAFCRGHVISEQDLEVLKQMGKRHLYVGPVDTGQIHEDQVALTLAPYLAGPGIGHDRVTKEGKVNFRALDAGLFRVDIERLTDLNRMEVPSMPTIHDRFPVVEGKVVAAFRIIPLTCSESVFERMKGVAETPLIWLDPYVIQRAAIVVTGSEVYSGAVEDRFVPRLRYKLQQLGVETTFSTVVPDDRCAIAEAVRKAEQVAELVLVTGGTSVDPDDVTFQAMADVGVTFQRRGNPVQPGNHMSLGRKSDRVYCSVPAAALHFQTTALDLFLPRLLTGDMPTDEELASAGHGGLCHFCEPCVYPVCPFGRF